The Sinomicrobium kalidii genome contains a region encoding:
- a CDS encoding sensor histidine kinase gives MMFFDPHESFLIIVSVLGTAICFNLALYFGYHKRAAYLFFAFYCLFHIFKIYLKTFPEGEKLVPFIPLTAAHYIYLSVLLGMLSLQIFLMYHFALPHKKYSIAVLSGITFFSFFLLEEGVYITIGLGIALLQTLWAWRNKRDVGVILVGVLGFSTCVLLRGFGYMPYGYFVGIIFFIFCMFLSVGIELSRQNREHKQALLRSSRLENQLLKKSIQPHFLFNSLTSLQELIETDPVKAGNFVDDLSGEFELFSRISHKKLIRIRDELKLINHYLGIMAVRKNIKFNLDTVNLDEADRIPPGVFLTLVENGITHGYENGETGNFRISKKESKAFRQYEVFNDGTITDKNTAQGMGLQYVISRLEESYGENYDFVSSPCSGGWVSVIKIFS, from the coding sequence ATGATGTTTTTTGATCCGCACGAAAGTTTTCTGATTATCGTGTCCGTTCTGGGGACTGCGATCTGTTTTAACCTGGCCTTGTATTTCGGTTATCACAAAAGGGCGGCCTATCTATTTTTTGCTTTTTATTGCCTCTTTCACATTTTCAAGATTTATCTCAAGACCTTTCCGGAAGGAGAAAAGCTCGTCCCGTTCATTCCTCTTACGGCAGCACACTATATTTATCTTTCGGTTCTTCTGGGGATGTTGTCATTACAAATATTCCTGATGTATCATTTTGCCCTGCCGCATAAAAAATACAGTATCGCGGTTCTTTCGGGGATTACTTTCTTTTCCTTTTTCCTGTTGGAGGAAGGTGTTTATATAACCATCGGCCTGGGCATTGCACTTTTGCAAACTTTGTGGGCCTGGAGAAATAAAAGGGATGTCGGGGTTATTCTTGTCGGCGTCCTTGGCTTTTCCACCTGTGTTTTACTCCGGGGATTCGGATACATGCCGTATGGCTATTTTGTGGGGATCATTTTCTTTATTTTCTGTATGTTTTTATCCGTCGGGATCGAACTTTCCAGGCAAAACCGGGAACACAAGCAGGCATTATTGCGGTCGTCCCGGCTGGAAAACCAGTTGCTCAAAAAAAGTATCCAGCCGCATTTCCTGTTCAACTCCTTAACTTCATTACAGGAACTTATTGAGACCGACCCGGTTAAAGCCGGTAATTTTGTAGATGACCTGTCGGGAGAATTTGAGCTTTTTTCCAGGATAAGCCATAAAAAGCTCATAAGGATACGGGACGAACTGAAACTGATAAACCACTACCTGGGCATTATGGCCGTAAGGAAGAACATAAAATTTAATCTGGATACCGTAAACCTGGATGAGGCAGACCGCATTCCGCCCGGTGTTTTCCTGACACTCGTAGAGAATGGCATTACACACGGCTATGAAAACGGGGAGACCGGAAACTTCAGAATAAGTAAAAAAGAGAGCAAGGCCTTCCGGCAGTATGAAGTGTTCAATGACGGGACAATTACGGATAAAAATACTGCTCAAGGCATGGGGCTGCAATATGTGATCTCCAGGCTGGAAGAATCGTACGGTGAAAACTACGATTTCGTTTCTTCCCCCTGTTCCGGTGGCTGGGTGTCCGTGATAAAAATATTTTCATGA
- the sprA gene encoding cell surface protein SprA, which produces MKTTTNLEKTYTPLRVFFWPLFLLCATVSLAQERSDTQSQDSVQTGGVPGEIRLKNPGSISSKYTYDPVMDMYIYSESIDGFDIDHPVILTPEEFRELVRKEGMKSYFKQKTDAISGRKEGSEEAQKDLLPNFYVNSGFFESIFGGTNIDIVPQGSVAVDLGILYNKNDNPSFSPRNRSSITFDFDQRISMSLLGKVGEKLSVTANYDTQATFDFQNLIKLEYTPTEDDIIRKIEVGNVSMPLNSSLITGAQSLFGVKTELQFGKTRVTGVFSEQRSETRSVVAQGGGTVDDFELFALDYDEDRHFFLSHFFRDQYDQALENYPFINSQVQITRIEVWVTNRGQRTENIRNIVGIQDLGEVDPLNTRINTNAPPGFFNAGTGGLLPRNGANDYDPREIGGTSVLTEQIRDVATVQSGFGPLSSIVNQGYDYAILENAQKLVQGTDFTLNAQLGYISLNQRLSNDEVLAVAYQYTYRGQAYQVGEFANDGVNATEYETGTNGQVIAVNNQSLIVKLLKSNITNVSDPIWDLMMKNIYATGAYQLSQEDFKLNILYTDPSPINYIKPVDESSWPSGLQDRILLDVFNFDRLNAYNDPQNGGDGFFDYQPGITIAPQTGRIIFTKVEPFGEFLHEVLGGGNYSQPDSYNPNQQKYVFRNMYELTKAAALEDSDKNKFQLKGKYKSEGGDGIPIGAFNVPQGSVKVTAGGRRLQEGIDFTVNYQTGTVHILDESLKASNVPIEVSVENNAIFGRQTRRFAGINIEHQFNKNLMLGATLLNMSEKPLTQKASYGLEPVNNTIFGINGNFSTELPFLTRWVNKLPNIDTDAPSNLSVRGEFAYLLPGSPKNDNFDGETTVYVDDFEGAQTLIDMRAPLAWSLASTPLEFVPGEELYGSSPDDPENLRNGYKRSKMAWYTIDPIFYTSQRPSGISNDDISTNQTRRIYIDEIFPEVDLSQGETTVQSTLDLAYYPDRKGPYNNNPETDFENLIPEERWGGIMRGLSSTNFEQGNVEYIQFWVMDPYVEGTEGNGGELVFNLGNISEDILKDGKKQYENGLPGVGSTDLVSETSWGQVPSAQSLVYAFDAETQNRALQDIGLDGMDDAAEATIFTNNSGEDPALDNYEYYISASGSILDRYLNYNNPQGNSPVNVGNNNRGSTTEPDVEDVNGDGTMNTINSYYEYRIPIKPNIQRSDRYVSDIKEVERKMPNNTMVSARWIQFKIPVKEFDNAVGGISDFRSMSFMRMYLTGFSEDIVLRLGTLDLVRGDWRTYTRSLRPETDSDPTDDGTTVEVNTVNIEENEQRRPIPYRLPPGVVREQLTNNNMVVRQNEQSLSFAVCGLEAEDSRAVYKNVDMDMRQYKRLKMFLHAEAYKNNPLRDGELVAFLRIGTDFSENFYQVEVPLEVTRPGASTSEEVWPDINNMEVPLSIFSKIKSEGIANSTLSELVFYDEEGNQVEEFDPRESGELRLGIKGNPSLGSIRAIMVGVKNVAGNRMCGEVWFNELRLSELDNKGGWAAIAQVDANVADFANVSATGSMSTSGFGAIDQRPNERNREDVVQYGVNTNVNFGQLMPKNWGIQIPFNYSVSEELITPEFDPVYEDLKLQDRIDAAATQDEKDAIRTRAEDYTKRRSINLIGVRKNRGEEQKQRVYDIENFTFNYSYNEMNHRDFEVENLRDQNIRTGFTYNYNFKPAEVAPFKKSDSILRSRYWQWLKDFNFNPLPTNISVNSNITRTFNEQQFRAVRVDGVDSDEQLGLPTLQQRNFLFDWQYTINYNITKSLRLNFTASNYNIVRNYYDKDEDDNTIIREDFSIWDGFWNTGDPNRHTQQLQINYELPFSKIPFLNFIEANYTYTGDFDWQRGNDVINEIAEGNVNTVQNASTHVLNASMGMDRFYNYLGLKKEQQAAPRRRRAGPDALGADTAEEETEKKESGLANAALDLLTMVKRIDVSYTDNRGKVLPGYTESIGFIGTLRPSWGFVFGSQSDIRYEAARKGWLTQFPELNQQYMERNSTQLNITANLEPTPDLTIDLVANRQYADSYTENFEVTDDLEYQSLLGNKYGDFSISTVLIKSAFSKSDEVNSETFEKFRENRRAVADRLATQRGIDLNDPDNLDDEGYPKGYGKNNQAVLLPAFLAAYTGKSVDKISLGAFRDVPIPNWTLKYTGLMRLDWFKNRFRRFSLGHGYRASYSVNSFRSNLEYSRQNPDKIDQSGNFMNELLYTNATLVEQFNPLVRVDFEMKNSVNVQAEIKKDRALSLSFDNNLLTETVGKEYILGLGYRFKEVPFTTSIGGTRQTLKGDINLKADLSLRDNITIIRNLDLDNNQVTSGQTIWSIRFTADYALTKNFTTLFFYDHTFSKYAVSTAYPQTTIRSGITLRYNFGN; this is translated from the coding sequence TTGAAAACAACTACCAACCTGGAAAAAACATATACACCGTTAAGAGTTTTTTTTTGGCCCCTTTTCTTACTCTGTGCTACGGTTTCTCTGGCACAGGAAAGATCGGATACCCAATCACAGGACTCTGTACAAACCGGAGGTGTGCCCGGAGAAATAAGGTTGAAAAACCCGGGAAGTATTTCTTCGAAGTATACCTATGATCCGGTTATGGACATGTATATCTATTCGGAATCCATAGACGGTTTCGATATAGACCATCCTGTTATTCTTACCCCTGAAGAATTTCGTGAGCTCGTTCGTAAGGAGGGCATGAAAAGCTATTTCAAGCAGAAGACGGATGCTATTTCCGGGCGGAAAGAAGGCAGTGAGGAAGCACAGAAAGACCTCTTGCCCAATTTCTATGTGAATTCCGGCTTTTTCGAATCCATTTTCGGAGGGACTAACATTGATATCGTCCCGCAGGGATCGGTAGCCGTCGACCTGGGCATATTGTACAACAAGAATGATAATCCTTCCTTTTCACCGAGAAACCGAAGTTCCATAACCTTCGATTTCGACCAGAGGATCAGCATGAGCCTTTTGGGGAAGGTAGGTGAAAAATTATCCGTTACGGCCAATTACGACACACAGGCCACCTTCGATTTTCAGAACCTTATTAAGCTGGAGTATACCCCGACCGAGGACGACATTATCCGGAAAATAGAAGTGGGTAATGTGAGCATGCCGCTCAACAGTTCCCTGATCACCGGGGCCCAGAGCCTGTTTGGAGTAAAGACCGAATTGCAATTCGGGAAAACCCGTGTAACCGGCGTGTTTTCCGAGCAGCGTTCTGAAACCAGGTCGGTAGTGGCCCAGGGCGGCGGGACTGTAGATGATTTTGAACTCTTCGCACTGGATTATGACGAAGACCGCCACTTTTTTCTCTCCCACTTTTTTCGTGACCAGTATGACCAGGCCCTGGAAAATTATCCTTTCATCAATAGCCAGGTACAAATTACGAGAATAGAGGTCTGGGTGACCAACCGGGGCCAGCGAACGGAAAACATAAGGAACATTGTGGGTATACAGGACCTCGGCGAAGTCGACCCCCTGAATACCCGGATCAATACCAATGCCCCGCCCGGGTTCTTTAATGCCGGAACGGGAGGATTACTGCCCAGAAACGGGGCGAATGATTATGATCCGAGGGAAATAGGGGGAACCTCCGTGCTTACCGAACAGATACGTGACGTTGCTACCGTACAGTCGGGTTTTGGTCCCCTGAGTTCCATTGTTAACCAGGGATACGACTATGCCATTCTCGAGAATGCCCAGAAACTGGTGCAGGGAACCGATTTTACCCTGAATGCCCAACTGGGATATATTTCCCTTAACCAGCGGCTCAGCAATGACGAAGTCCTTGCGGTAGCCTATCAGTATACGTATCGCGGACAAGCCTACCAGGTGGGGGAATTTGCCAATGACGGTGTCAATGCTACCGAGTATGAAACGGGAACCAACGGACAGGTCATAGCCGTAAACAACCAGAGCCTGATCGTAAAACTGCTGAAGAGTAATATCACCAATGTGTCCGATCCCATATGGGACCTGATGATGAAAAACATTTATGCCACCGGGGCATACCAGCTCAGCCAGGAAGATTTTAAACTGAATATCCTCTATACCGACCCTTCGCCCATAAACTACATAAAACCTGTGGACGAATCCTCATGGCCTTCCGGTCTGCAGGACAGGATACTCCTGGATGTGTTTAATTTCGACCGCCTCAATGCTTATAACGATCCACAGAACGGTGGCGACGGTTTTTTTGATTACCAGCCGGGAATAACCATTGCCCCCCAAACCGGGCGGATCATATTTACCAAGGTGGAACCTTTCGGGGAATTCCTGCACGAAGTGCTCGGGGGAGGTAATTATAGCCAGCCGGACTCCTATAACCCCAACCAGCAGAAATACGTGTTCCGGAACATGTATGAACTCACCAAAGCAGCAGCACTTGAAGACAGTGACAAGAATAAATTCCAGCTCAAGGGAAAGTATAAATCTGAAGGAGGGGACGGTATTCCCATCGGGGCTTTCAATGTGCCCCAGGGCTCCGTAAAAGTCACTGCCGGCGGGAGAAGACTTCAGGAAGGTATCGATTTTACGGTCAATTACCAGACAGGAACCGTGCATATCCTTGACGAAAGTCTCAAGGCCTCTAATGTTCCCATTGAGGTTTCTGTGGAAAACAATGCCATATTCGGGAGGCAGACCCGCAGGTTTGCCGGGATTAACATAGAACACCAGTTCAATAAGAACTTAATGCTCGGCGCAACGCTGTTGAACATGAGCGAAAAGCCCCTTACGCAAAAAGCCAGTTACGGGCTCGAACCCGTGAACAATACCATCTTCGGTATTAACGGGAACTTTTCTACTGAACTCCCGTTCCTGACCCGTTGGGTAAACAAATTGCCGAATATCGATACTGATGCACCCTCTAACTTGTCGGTAAGGGGAGAATTTGCCTATTTGCTTCCCGGTTCGCCCAAGAACGATAACTTTGACGGTGAAACCACGGTTTATGTAGATGACTTTGAAGGTGCGCAAACCCTTATTGACATGCGGGCGCCGCTGGCATGGTCACTGGCCAGTACACCGCTGGAATTCGTTCCGGGGGAAGAGCTGTACGGAAGTTCTCCCGACGACCCGGAAAACCTGAGGAACGGATACAAGCGATCAAAAATGGCCTGGTACACCATAGATCCGATATTTTACACCTCACAACGACCGTCGGGGATAAGTAACGACGATATTTCAACCAACCAGACCCGGCGGATATACATCGACGAGATATTTCCCGAAGTGGACCTGTCCCAGGGAGAGACCACGGTGCAGTCTACGCTCGACCTTGCTTATTACCCCGATAGAAAGGGACCCTATAACAACAACCCCGAAACCGACTTTGAGAACCTGATCCCGGAAGAACGCTGGGGCGGTATTATGCGCGGACTTTCCAGTACCAACTTTGAACAGGGCAATGTGGAATATATCCAGTTTTGGGTAATGGACCCTTATGTAGAAGGTACGGAGGGTAACGGGGGGGAACTGGTGTTCAACCTCGGTAATATTTCCGAAGATATACTTAAAGACGGTAAAAAACAATACGAGAACGGCCTTCCGGGTGTGGGAAGTACCGATTTGGTGTCGGAAACATCCTGGGGGCAGGTGCCTTCCGCACAGTCGCTGGTATATGCCTTTGATGCCGAAACGCAGAACCGGGCACTGCAGGATATAGGACTGGACGGTATGGACGATGCGGCGGAAGCGACGATTTTCACCAACAATTCCGGGGAAGACCCGGCGTTGGACAATTACGAATATTACATCAGTGCCAGCGGGAGTATCCTGGACCGTTATCTGAACTACAATAATCCCCAGGGCAACTCGCCGGTAAATGTGGGCAATAATAACCGGGGGTCTACAACAGAGCCCGATGTGGAAGATGTCAACGGAGACGGAACCATGAATACCATAAACAGCTATTATGAATACCGCATCCCCATAAAACCGAATATTCAGCGGTCAGACCGGTACGTTTCCGACATAAAGGAAGTGGAGCGGAAAATGCCCAATAACACAATGGTAAGTGCAAGATGGATACAATTCAAGATACCCGTTAAGGAATTTGACAATGCCGTGGGCGGTATTTCCGATTTTCGTTCCATGAGCTTCATGCGGATGTACCTGACGGGATTCAGTGAAGATATCGTATTGCGTTTAGGGACCCTTGACCTGGTAAGGGGCGATTGGCGGACGTATACCAGGAGCCTCCGGCCCGAAACGGACTCCGACCCTACTGACGACGGTACTACGGTAGAGGTGAATACGGTCAATATCGAAGAAAACGAACAGCGCAGACCGATTCCCTACAGGCTCCCTCCCGGGGTAGTGCGTGAACAGCTCACCAACAACAATATGGTAGTCCGGCAGAACGAACAGTCCCTGTCATTTGCCGTATGCGGTCTGGAAGCGGAAGACTCCAGGGCGGTGTACAAAAATGTGGACATGGATATGCGGCAATATAAACGACTGAAAATGTTCCTGCATGCCGAAGCCTATAAGAACAATCCGTTAAGAGATGGCGAACTCGTGGCTTTTCTGCGTATAGGAACTGACTTTTCGGAAAACTTTTATCAGGTGGAGGTTCCCCTGGAAGTAACCCGCCCCGGAGCGTCTACTTCTGAAGAAGTCTGGCCCGATATCAACAATATGGAGGTGCCGCTGAGCATCTTCTCCAAAATAAAATCGGAAGGAATTGCCAATTCCACACTTTCGGAACTGGTGTTTTACGACGAAGAAGGAAACCAGGTTGAAGAATTCGACCCCAGGGAATCCGGAGAACTCAGGCTGGGGATCAAGGGAAACCCCTCTCTCGGGAGTATCCGGGCCATTATGGTCGGGGTGAAGAACGTTGCGGGTAACCGCATGTGTGGTGAAGTATGGTTCAATGAACTCCGGCTGTCTGAACTAGACAATAAAGGAGGATGGGCCGCCATAGCACAGGTAGATGCCAACGTGGCCGATTTTGCCAATGTCTCCGCCACAGGAAGCATGAGTACTTCGGGTTTCGGTGCCATAGACCAAAGGCCCAATGAAAGAAACCGGGAAGATGTGGTGCAATACGGAGTTAACACCAATGTAAATTTCGGACAGCTCATGCCAAAGAACTGGGGCATCCAGATCCCGTTTAATTACAGCGTCTCCGAAGAGCTCATTACCCCGGAATTCGATCCGGTATATGAAGACCTCAAGTTGCAGGACAGAATAGATGCAGCAGCCACACAGGATGAAAAAGATGCCATTAGAACCCGGGCGGAAGACTATACGAAGCGGAGAAGTATTAATTTGATAGGGGTCCGGAAAAACAGAGGCGAAGAACAGAAACAGCGGGTCTACGATATAGAGAACTTCACGTTTAATTATTCGTATAATGAGATGAACCACAGGGATTTTGAAGTCGAAAATCTGCGCGACCAGAATATCAGGACCGGGTTTACGTATAATTATAATTTTAAGCCCGCCGAGGTGGCGCCGTTCAAAAAATCCGACTCCATATTGCGAAGCAGGTACTGGCAGTGGCTCAAGGATTTTAATTTCAATCCGCTGCCGACCAACATCTCGGTCAATTCGAACATCACCAGGACTTTTAACGAACAGCAATTCCGGGCGGTTCGGGTAGATGGTGTGGATTCTGACGAACAACTCGGCCTGCCCACATTGCAACAGCGGAATTTCCTTTTCGACTGGCAGTACACCATCAATTATAATATTACCAAGTCATTGCGCCTGAACTTTACGGCCTCCAATTACAATATCGTCCGTAATTATTATGATAAAGACGAAGATGATAATACCATTATACGTGAAGACTTTAGCATTTGGGACGGTTTCTGGAATACGGGAGACCCCAACAGGCATACCCAGCAGTTACAGATAAATTATGAATTGCCCTTCAGTAAAATACCCTTCCTCAATTTTATTGAGGCGAATTATACCTATACCGGAGATTTTGACTGGCAACGCGGGAATGACGTGATCAACGAGATAGCCGAGGGGAATGTGAATACCGTACAGAATGCTTCTACCCATGTGCTTAACGCGTCCATGGGCATGGACCGTTTCTACAATTATCTCGGGCTCAAAAAGGAACAGCAGGCTGCTCCGCGAAGACGAAGGGCCGGGCCTGATGCCTTGGGTGCGGACACTGCGGAAGAAGAAACGGAGAAGAAAGAATCCGGGCTGGCCAACGCAGCTCTCGATCTGCTTACCATGGTAAAACGCATCGATGTAAGTTATACGGATAACAGGGGTAAGGTGTTGCCGGGATATACCGAGTCTATTGGTTTTATAGGAACGCTCCGGCCATCCTGGGGCTTTGTGTTCGGCAGCCAGTCCGACATACGTTATGAAGCCGCGAGAAAAGGATGGCTTACGCAGTTTCCGGAACTCAACCAGCAGTATATGGAGCGGAACAGTACACAACTGAATATCACGGCCAACCTGGAGCCCACTCCCGACCTTACCATAGACCTGGTAGCCAACCGCCAGTATGCCGACAGCTATACGGAAAATTTTGAAGTGACCGATGATCTGGAATACCAAAGCCTTCTGGGGAATAAATACGGTGATTTTTCCATATCCACCGTGCTTATTAAATCGGCCTTCAGCAAGAGTGATGAGGTCAATTCGGAAACTTTCGAAAAATTCAGGGAAAACCGCCGGGCGGTGGCCGATCGCCTCGCAACGCAACGGGGAATTGATCTTAACGATCCGGATAACCTGGACGATGAAGGTTATCCCAAGGGATACGGAAAAAATAATCAGGCGGTGTTACTACCTGCCTTCCTCGCGGCATATACCGGTAAAAGTGTGGACAAGATCAGCCTGGGGGCATTCCGGGATGTGCCTATTCCTAACTGGACGCTGAAATATACAGGGCTTATGCGGCTGGACTGGTTTAAGAACCGCTTCAGGCGGTTTTCTCTCGGACACGGGTACAGGGCCAGTTATAGCGTCAATTCGTTCCGGTCAAATCTGGAATACAGTAGGCAGAATCCGGACAAGATTGATCAGTCCGGCAACTTTATGAATGAGTTGCTCTATACCAATGCCACTCTTGTAGAGCAGTTCAATCCCCTTGTCCGTGTGGATTTTGAAATGAAAAACTCTGTTAACGTACAGGCCGAAATAAAGAAAGACCGGGCGCTGTCACTCAGTTTCGACAACAACCTGCTTACCGAGACCGTCGGGAAAGAATATATCCTCGGTCTGGGATACAGGTTCAAGGAGGTACCCTTTACCACCAGTATAGGCGGAACGCGACAAACCCTGAAAGGAGATATTAACCTGAAGGCCGACCTCTCCCTGCGGGATAATATTACCATCATCAGGAACCTTGACCTGGACAACAACCAGGTGACTTCCGGGCAGACCATCTGGAGCATAAGGTTTACGGCCGATTATGCACTTACCAAAAACTTTACCACATTGTTCTTTTACGACCATACGTTCTCCAAATATGCGGTTTCCACAGCCTATCCGCAGACCACTATACGATCCGGTATAACATTGCGTTATAATTTTGGAAATTAG
- a CDS encoding VanZ family protein, producing the protein MAHRRTVFLVLAIGWVLTVTTLSLMPSSGLPGISFPHLDKIVHFVFYYVFFILWYGAFCKENPFYTISYKALALSFVLAAVYGIIVEVLQYTMNYGRAGDIEDALANTAGIICGIFTVILIKAINKTTKRAN; encoded by the coding sequence TTGGCGCATAGGAGAACGGTATTTTTGGTGCTCGCGATCGGGTGGGTCCTTACCGTCACTACCCTGAGCCTGATGCCCTCGTCCGGGCTGCCCGGGATATCCTTCCCTCATCTGGATAAAATAGTCCACTTTGTATTTTACTATGTATTTTTTATATTGTGGTACGGTGCTTTTTGTAAGGAAAACCCGTTTTATACCATAAGTTACAAGGCGCTGGCCTTATCTTTTGTGCTTGCGGCCGTTTATGGTATAATTGTTGAGGTATTACAATATACGATGAATTACGGCCGTGCGGGAGATATTGAAGATGCATTGGCCAATACGGCGGGAATAATATGTGGTATTTTTACGGTTATTCTTATAAAAGCCATAAATAAAACGACAAAAAGGGCAAATTAG
- the gcvH gene encoding glycine cleavage system protein GcvH translates to MNIPSELKYTKDHEWVRIEGDIATVGVTDFAQSELGDIVYVEVETLDETLEKDEVFGTVEAVKTVSDLFLPLSGEIVEFNTALEEEPEKVNSDPYNDGWMIKIKINNPAEVEALLSSEAYKELVGA, encoded by the coding sequence ATGAACATACCATCTGAATTAAAGTATACCAAAGACCACGAATGGGTCAGGATAGAGGGCGATATCGCTACTGTAGGGGTTACCGATTTCGCACAAAGCGAGTTGGGAGATATTGTTTATGTGGAAGTAGAGACCCTGGACGAAACCCTGGAAAAGGATGAGGTTTTTGGTACGGTAGAGGCCGTAAAAACAGTATCAGATCTGTTTTTGCCGCTTTCCGGGGAAATCGTTGAGTTCAATACCGCACTGGAAGAAGAACCGGAAAAAGTGAACTCCGATCCCTACAACGATGGTTGGATGATAAAAATAAAGATTAATAATCCTGCAGAGGTGGAAGCGTTGTTGAGCAGTGAGGCATACAAAGAATTGGTTGGCGCATAG
- a CDS encoding energy transducer TonB encodes MKPKKNPKADLTRNSGLYFAIGLALVLFLTWRGLEWKKYDKDEAFNYKMDVDEELEEEIPITEMLKTPPPPPPPPAAPEEIEVVEDEEEVEETVIESTETSQDEVIEVEDVEEVEEPVDVDVPFAVIEDVPVFPGCEDAKDKRACFQEMMQKHIRKHFRYPEIAQEMGVQGRVAVMFTIDKDGSITNIRMRGPDKNLEKEAQRIISKLPKMTPGKQRGRAVRVPFSIPITFRLQ; translated from the coding sequence ATGAAACCTAAAAAGAATCCAAAAGCCGATCTCACCAGGAATAGCGGCCTCTATTTTGCGATAGGGTTGGCTTTAGTGTTGTTTCTCACCTGGCGGGGTTTGGAGTGGAAAAAGTATGACAAGGATGAAGCATTCAATTATAAGATGGATGTAGATGAAGAACTGGAGGAAGAGATTCCGATTACGGAAATGCTGAAGACACCGCCGCCACCGCCACCGCCACCGGCCGCTCCCGAAGAGATTGAAGTGGTTGAAGACGAAGAGGAAGTAGAGGAAACAGTGATAGAATCTACCGAAACCAGTCAGGATGAAGTGATCGAAGTGGAAGATGTTGAAGAGGTGGAAGAACCGGTAGATGTGGATGTACCTTTTGCGGTGATTGAAGACGTTCCTGTATTTCCCGGATGTGAAGATGCCAAGGATAAAAGGGCTTGCTTCCAGGAAATGATGCAAAAACATATCCGTAAACACTTCCGTTACCCGGAAATCGCCCAGGAAATGGGTGTGCAAGGAAGGGTAGCAGTGATGTTTACCATAGATAAAGACGGAAGTATTACCAATATAAGAATGCGTGGACCGGATAAGAATCTGGAGAAAGAAGCGCAGCGGATCATAAGCAAACTGCCGAAAATGACCCCCGGAAAACAAAGGGGCAGAGCGGTAAGGGTTCCGTTTAGTATTCCGATTACTTTTAGGTTGCAATAA
- a CDS encoding energy transducer TonB: protein MIPKKNPKADLARNSGLFFALGMAVVLFLSWKGLEWKKYDKKEFVTPVTPVEDFPGEKEVPVIDLNTPPPPPPPPAVIPPDFEPEDNDTEKKESPIMSSDDVLDDPVDIDDIPVTDEVNPDETISITLVENVPVFPGCEDAEDKLKCFQEKMISHVRKNFHYPEPAQERGIEGKVYVAFIIDKEGNITGVKMRGPDQSLEKEAERIINKLPKMTPGKQGSRAVRVPFSIPITFKLQ from the coding sequence ATGATACCAAAGAAAAACCCGAAAGCCGACCTGGCCAGGAACAGCGGACTGTTCTTTGCCCTTGGCATGGCCGTTGTGCTGTTCCTTTCCTGGAAAGGGCTGGAATGGAAAAAATACGATAAAAAGGAATTCGTTACCCCGGTAACCCCCGTTGAAGATTTTCCCGGGGAAAAAGAGGTCCCTGTAATTGACTTGAATACACCGCCCCCGCCACCACCGCCACCGGCTGTTATCCCTCCTGATTTTGAACCCGAAGATAATGATACGGAAAAGAAGGAATCCCCGATAATGTCTTCTGATGATGTCCTGGACGATCCGGTAGATATAGACGATATTCCGGTGACTGATGAGGTGAATCCCGATGAAACAATATCCATTACCCTCGTCGAGAACGTGCCGGTGTTCCCCGGCTGTGAAGATGCGGAGGACAAGTTGAAATGTTTCCAGGAAAAAATGATATCGCACGTGAGGAAGAATTTTCACTATCCCGAACCGGCACAGGAAAGAGGGATAGAAGGAAAGGTATATGTGGCTTTTATCATCGATAAGGAAGGTAATATTACCGGAGTGAAAATGCGGGGCCCGGATCAAAGCCTGGAAAAGGAAGCGGAACGCATAATTAACAAACTGCCGAAAATGACCCCGGGAAAACAAGGAAGCCGGGCGGTTCGTGTTCCCTTTAGTATTCCGATTACTTTTAAATTACAATAA